Below is a window of Acidobacteriota bacterium DNA.
GGAATAAATTCTGAAGTCGCCACCTTGTTCGGCCCCGATGGGGACGGCAAAAGGCATTCCATCCAACTCGAACCTCGCTATCACCTGTTTGGCTTCGGGTGCTTTCGGAGAGACATCGGTGACGACGTCCTGAATTTGCAGCTTCTGAAGCGGCAGCAGCGTCCCGGATTCACGGCTGAAATCTACTTTGCGACGCGCGACATTGTAGGGATAGTAAGTGTATCCGTAACCGATCTTCACCCAGATCGGCTGCTTCGTCAGTTCGCGCGCCGACTTCAAATCGTAGGGATGCAGTTTCTTCGGCGTGATGTAGTAGTCGGCCTTGAGCGCTTTTTCCTGCTTTGGCTTGGCATCCTCTTTGCGTTCCTCATAGCGGTCGTAAACGATGTACGCGGCACGCGCTCCCGCCAGAACGATCGCGACCATCAGAAATATCTGTATTTTCTTTCGAGACTCAGGATCCATGGCCATAGGAATGATCTAAACTTATCGTTATGCCGTTAACCCAGGAAGACGTTCTTAGTGCCCTCAGGCAGTGTTATGACCCCGAAATCCCCGTCAACATTGTCGATTTGGGCCTGATCTATGACGTGCGCTTCGACGCACTACCGGAAGACCAGCAGGACGTCACCGTAGAGATGACACTCACTGCTCAAGGTTGCCCGGAGCACGTCAACATCAGTGCGCAGGTGAAGTCGCGAGTGGAACAACTTCCGGGTGTGCGCAATGCCAATGTCAACGTGGTCTGGGAGCCACCCTGGACCCCAGAACGCCTCAGCCCCGACGCGCGCAAGCAACTGGGGATTGAGTAGGGCGTCGTCAGTCGTTGGTGGTTCGTCCTTCGCGATGCGTCGCTCGTCCTTCGCTAAATGCAAAAGTCTCAGCTACGAAGTGCGAACGACGAACGACGGCCCTCAGAACTCTTCCAACTCCTCCAGCAAGCCGCGGCCCCGTTGCTCGACGAGTGCTCCGATCTTGCTACCGATCTTCATCGCCATATCGAAGAAACGCGTTCCCTGCTGGACGTAGCTGGGAATCTCTTCGCGAATCTGGGTGAATTTTTCGGGATATTCGGACGCCAGGACGGCCAGCCCGACTCCTGCCGCCAGAACTCCGGCTGGGCGTTTCCCTTTGACGATCAAGATTGTCGCCGCTCCCACCGATCCAGCGATCACTGCCTTCTTCCAGTTCTCCATGTCGACTCCAAGGTTCAAGAAAACTTTCTGGCTCTGGATTGTAAACCAGTCCTCGTGCTTCGATGCTTTATACTGCGCAGTGCGCTGCTCCTGTCTCTCTATGAAAATGAAAATGTCCATGACTTGTTCCGTCCGAACTCTGTCTGTGCTCCTCCTCGTGAGTGTTTCCGCATTCGGCCAAGGCAAGCCACGCGCACGCGATCTCGGCGTTCCCTTCGATGGAGATCCAGGACCGCTCAACGCAATCACCGACGTCAGAGGCGTCGAAGTCGGCCATACGACATTGATCTCTGGCAGCGGCAAGCTCAAGGTGGGCGAAGGTCCCGTCCGCACCGGCGTCACGGCTGTACTACCGCGGGGGAAAGATTCCCTGGATGCGGTGTTTGGCGCGTGGTTCACGCTCAACGGCAATGGTGAGATGACCGGCACAACCTGGCTCGACGACTCGGGCTTTCTCGAAGGCCCGGTCATGATCACGAACACGCACAGCGTCGGCGTCGTGCGGGATTCGGTCATTGCGTGGCGTATCAAAAAGGCTCCGCCCGATTCCGAAGGCTATAGCTGGTCCCTGCCCGTGGTGGCCGAAACGGCCGACGATGACCTCAACGACATGAACGGCTTTCATGTGAAGCCAGAACATGTTTTCCACGCGCTCAACAGCGCTCACGGTGGACCGGTCGAAGAAGGCAACGTGGGCGGCGGGACGGGCATGATCTGCAATGAGTTCAAGGGAGGGATTGGTACCGCTTCTCGCGTCCTGCCTGCCAAACTGGGCGGTTACACGGTCGGGGTGCTGGTCCAGTGCAATTACGGACGGCGAAGCCAGCTTCGTATCGCAGGCGTACCCGTGGGCAAGGAAATTCCCGATCACCTGGTGCGCGACGAAGACATAGGCTCCATCATCATCGTGGTGGCCACCGATGCACCGCTGATTCCGACCCAGCTCAAGCGCGTGGTGCGCCGGGCATCTCTTGGACTGGGACGTGTCGGCAGTTTTTCAGGCGACGGCTCGGGAGACATTTTTATCGCCTTCTCGACCGCGAACCCAGGCGCTGCGAACCCGAAGGAAATTCGTGATTTAAAGATGCTGCCCAACCAGCATTTGAATCCTATTTTTCTCGCCACCGTCCAGGCAACCGAAGAGGCCGTCGTCAATGCGATGGTCGCGGCGGAAACCATGACAGGCATCAACGACACGACCGTGATTGCATTACCGCACGACAAGTTGCGAGAGGTTTTGAAGAAATACAACCGGCTCGTGAAGTGACGACTGCGGATTATTGAGGAGCATCGACAAAGAATTCTCCGATATCAGGTGCGGTGGCGGCCGCTCCGGGGAACTCTTCCACTCCCAGCGCTCGCAAGCTGAGTCGCAGGACGCTTTCGTGATTGAACACCGCGTCCGAAACACATCCGCCTTCGGGAAGATGCGCTCCAACCAGGACAGCCGCAATGTGCCCGCCACCGTGTTTCCAGTTGGGTCGGAGGCTGCTGTCGCTCTTGGGACCGCGATCGCAAGCTTCGTCAAAGATAATCAGGAGCAAGCCATCTTTTTGAAACGGCTTGGCATTCACGAGCGGACCGATGTTCGCTCTCAGCCAGTTGTCGGCAACGGTCAAGCTTTCCGCCTCACCACAGGCAGCGCCTTTTCGCGTCTTGGGATTATCGTGGGCATCGTTCACAAGGTTGGGCACAACGAATGAATAGCTCGGCAGCTTATCGTCACGCAGGTCGGATGCAAACTCAGTAAAGGGGACAATGTTGCCACGCTGGTTGGCTCCAGACGC
It encodes the following:
- a CDS encoding metal-sulfur cluster assembly factor, with translation MPLTQEDVLSALRQCYDPEIPVNIVDLGLIYDVRFDALPEDQQDVTVEMTLTAQGCPEHVNISAQVKSRVEQLPGVRNANVNVVWEPPWTPERLSPDARKQLGIE
- a CDS encoding P1 family peptidase; the protein is MTCSVRTLSVLLLVSVSAFGQGKPRARDLGVPFDGDPGPLNAITDVRGVEVGHTTLISGSGKLKVGEGPVRTGVTAVLPRGKDSLDAVFGAWFTLNGNGEMTGTTWLDDSGFLEGPVMITNTHSVGVVRDSVIAWRIKKAPPDSEGYSWSLPVVAETADDDLNDMNGFHVKPEHVFHALNSAHGGPVEEGNVGGGTGMICNEFKGGIGTASRVLPAKLGGYTVGVLVQCNYGRRSQLRIAGVPVGKEIPDHLVRDEDIGSIIIVVATDAPLIPTQLKRVVRRASLGLGRVGSFSGDGSGDIFIAFSTANPGAANPKEIRDLKMLPNQHLNPIFLATVQATEEAVVNAMVAAETMTGINDTTVIALPHDKLREVLKKYNRLVK